The genomic window TAGCAAATAGCTTATAATTGCATGCAAATTTAAGATTTTTTTTAGTTCAATAAGGCATAATACTCTATTATTTAACAAAAACCATGAATTCACATATCTAATGGCATAAAACAATGCTATTAAGTTGCTATTTTTTATTGAACTAAATATTGATACCCTTTAAAATACTGAATTACAGATTTTTAATTTTTTTATCTTTATTTATTCTAAATAAGCTTTGTGAAACTAAAATTCATTTGTAACTTTGCGGCTGAAATTGAACGCTATTTTTAATCAGTCTAAATAAAATGAAAAACTTACTCAAACTTACCCTACTAGGAATTGGCATTTTAAACGCCCAAGAATCCACTAAAGCAACAGATTCAATTCAAAAATTGGAACCTGTTTTCATCAATTCGCAAGTTATTTTTGGCAGTAAATATGAAGCTAAAAACAGAACAGGATCGTCTTTTTACCTCTCACCAGAAGAATTAGAAAAATTCTCTTACTCAGATATCAATAGAGTCTTGAAATCAGTGCCTGGTGTGAATATTTACGAAGAAGATGGCTATGGATTGCGTCCAAACATCAGTCTTCGTGGAACCTCTCCAGAACGAAGTGCAAAAATATCCATCATGGAAGATGGCGTTTTGATTGCGCCAGCTCCTTACAGTGCGCCAGCCGCTTATTATTTCCCTTCGGTTGCCAGAATGCAAGCTGTTGAAATTCTAAAAGGAAGCAGTCAAATACAGTATGGTCCGTTTACAACTGGAGGTGCTATTAATTTGGTAAGTACGCAAATTCCTGATACTTTTAGAGGGAGTATAAAATCAAGTTACGGGAGCTTTAACACCAGTCAAACCCATTTAAAAATTGGAGATTCTAAAACCAATCTTGGGTATTCTCTTGAGTATCTAAATAACAATTCGGATGGTTTTAAAAACTTACCTAATGGTGACAATACTGGCTTTGACAAAAATGATGTGGTGGCCAAGTTTCGACTTCAAAATAAACAGGATACAAAATTTAATCAATCGCTTGAATTTAAATTTCAATATTCCGATGAAACTTCCAATGAAACGTATCTTGGGTTAACCACTGAAGATTTTGAGTCCAATCCTTTCGATCGCTATGCAGGTTCCCAAAAAGATAAAATGACGAATGAGCACCTTCAATTTATGGTGACTCATAAAATAGAGGTATCTAAATTCTTAAGAGTTACGAGCAACGCTTATTATAACGATTTCTCACGGAATTGGTATAAACTAAATGACGTGGTCTTTGGCGGTGACAAAGTGAAGATTTCTAAAATACTTGAGGCACCTCAAGATTATCCTAGCTATATGGATATTGTCAATGGGACGTCTAACTCAGCTGCGGATGCATTCGTCTTAAAAGCAAACAACCGAAGTTACCTCTCTAAAGGGGTGCAGACTAAATTGGACTTCCATTGGGACAGTGCAAATGTATTTCATGATATTGAAATTGGATTGCGTTACCATTATGATGAGGAAGACCGTTTTCAGTGGAAAGATGGTTACAGCATTACGGACGGACAGATGAATTTAACTTCCGCAGGCGCACCAGGAAGTGATGCCAACCGCATCAGTAAAGCAACGGCTTTTGCAGGGTCTATTTTGTATAAATTAAAATATAAAAACATCACTATAACGCCTGGATTGCGTTACGAAGATATTGTATTGGGAAGAGACAATTTTGGAACTAGTGACCCTAGCAGAACTGGAGTTGACATTTCTAGTAGAGAAAATAAAGTCGCTATTTTTATTCCTGGCATCGGGTTCAATTATAAATTCAACAATTCGACTTCGGTATTTGGTGGGGTGCATAAAGGCTTTTCGCCTCCTGGAAATACAGTTGGACAAGAATCCGAAGAAAGTATCAATTACGAATTAGGGTCGCGTTTCAACTTCAAAGGATTACGCGGAGAGG from Formosa sp. Hel1_33_131 includes these protein-coding regions:
- a CDS encoding TonB-dependent receptor family protein, translating into MKNLLKLTLLGIGILNAQESTKATDSIQKLEPVFINSQVIFGSKYEAKNRTGSSFYLSPEELEKFSYSDINRVLKSVPGVNIYEEDGYGLRPNISLRGTSPERSAKISIMEDGVLIAPAPYSAPAAYYFPSVARMQAVEILKGSSQIQYGPFTTGGAINLVSTQIPDTFRGSIKSSYGSFNTSQTHLKIGDSKTNLGYSLEYLNNNSDGFKNLPNGDNTGFDKNDVVAKFRLQNKQDTKFNQSLEFKFQYSDETSNETYLGLTTEDFESNPFDRYAGSQKDKMTNEHLQFMVTHKIEVSKFLRVTSNAYYNDFSRNWYKLNDVVFGGDKVKISKILEAPQDYPSYMDIVNGTSNSAADAFVLKANNRSYLSKGVQTKLDFHWDSANVFHDIEIGLRYHYDEEDRFQWKDGYSITDGQMNLTSAGAPGSDANRISKATAFAGSILYKLKYKNITITPGLRYEDIVLGRDNFGTSDPSRTGVDISSRENKVAIFIPGIGFNYKFNNSTSVFGGVHKGFSPPGNTVGQESEESINYELGSRFNFKGLRGEVVGFYNDYSNLLGSDLAASGGTGSLEQFNAGEVSVKGIELLLNYDLLQKNTSYALPVTFGYTFTDATFLNSFGSDDGLWGEVQSGDELPYIAKHQFNTSISLEHAKFELNLSGRLNGAFKTEASADAVNAANGITSNFIIDFVGKYHVTKRFSFSAKIINVLDKTYAVAKVPAGLRPGHPFGIYGGLDFRF